From Micromonospora sp. NBC_01699, a single genomic window includes:
- a CDS encoding peptidoglycan-binding domain-containing protein: protein MTVAPQNLKDARTLILESLPVDPAAVGIVGDDAHSGGYHCGSDRTVKNDYSVVESSRDKTGLTTAASALDVGQFFKGAHNLRTFSAWLVNECAKGAADTKDIREVIYSPDGHSVKRWDREGKRTSGDDSHLWHTHISFYRDATKANRDVRPLFRRYIAYVNGTPAPKPPAPTPAPTKLGQRTVKQGMTGADVSELQTKLNAKGPRLTVDGNFGPATLNAVTAFQRLYSLSPDGIVGPNTVAALLTGLGGRALKQGATGSDVRELQRLLTAQGYKLDQDGEFGPKTLAAVKAFQKNRKLAVDGQAGPKTIGALRK from the coding sequence GTGACGGTTGCCCCTCAAAACCTGAAGGACGCCCGAACCCTCATCCTCGAATCTCTGCCGGTCGACCCGGCGGCTGTCGGCATCGTCGGCGACGACGCGCACTCAGGCGGATATCACTGCGGCTCGGACCGGACTGTGAAGAACGACTACTCCGTGGTCGAGTCCTCGCGGGACAAGACGGGCCTGACGACCGCAGCGAGCGCGCTCGACGTCGGACAGTTCTTCAAGGGCGCCCACAACCTGCGGACGTTCTCGGCGTGGCTGGTAAACGAATGTGCAAAGGGGGCAGCCGACACCAAGGACATCCGCGAGGTCATCTACAGCCCCGACGGGCACAGCGTGAAGCGCTGGGACCGCGAGGGAAAGCGCACCTCGGGCGACGACTCCCACCTCTGGCACACGCACATCAGCTTTTACCGCGACGCCACAAAGGCTAACCGCGACGTGCGCCCCCTGTTCCGGCGCTACATCGCGTACGTCAACGGCACCCCCGCCCCGAAGCCCCCGGCGCCGACGCCCGCACCGACGAAGCTCGGTCAGCGGACCGTGAAGCAGGGCATGACCGGCGCCGACGTGAGCGAGCTCCAGACGAAGCTCAACGCAAAGGGCCCCCGGCTGACCGTGGATGGCAACTTCGGCCCGGCGACCCTGAACGCGGTCACAGCGTTTCAGCGGCTCTACTCGCTAAGCCCGGACGGCATCGTCGGCCCGAACACCGTCGCGGCGCTGCTGACCGGCCTCGGCGGTCGCGCACTGAAGCAGGGCGCGACCGGCTCCGACGTGCGTGAGCTTCAGCGCTTGCTCACCGCCCAGGGCTACAAGCTCGACCAGGACGGCGAGTTCGGTCCGAAGACCCTCGCGGCTGTGAAGGCGTTCCAGAAGAACCGGAAGCTCGCCGTTGACGGGCAGGCCGGACCGAAGACCATCGGCGCTCTCAGGAAGTAA
- a CDS encoding PadR family transcriptional regulator — translation MSDGPVRITQPLLVVLETLLAADEHELHGWAIMKATGRAGPTIYKILERLAEAEWVTSRWEAEVEPGKPRRRYYRLTPHGATRAEDILAHQRSKPVGRFRLAFGAIDGCEA, via the coding sequence GTGAGCGATGGACCTGTACGAATCACTCAGCCCCTACTTGTGGTTCTTGAGACACTCCTTGCTGCCGACGAGCACGAGCTACACGGCTGGGCGATCATGAAAGCCACCGGCCGAGCCGGACCCACCATCTACAAGATCTTGGAGCGCTTAGCCGAGGCCGAGTGGGTAACGTCCCGGTGGGAGGCCGAGGTCGAGCCAGGCAAGCCGCGTCGCCGCTACTACCGGCTCACCCCACACGGGGCCACGCGAGCGGAGGACATCCTGGCGCACCAGCGGTCGAAGCCCGTTGGCCGGTTCCGGCTGGCGTTCGGGGCCATCGACGGGTGCGAGGCATGA
- a CDS encoding deoxynucleotide monophosphate kinase family protein has protein sequence MARPILGLVGRKRTGKDTVAARLVEAHGFVRYAFADELRRAALALNPIIVPGNTPWGSYRLSEIVTADGWEKAKEDPEVRRTLQNYGVAIRELDPDFWVRLVLREVNDDPRPVVITDVRFPNEARAVEDVGGVLARVVRPGLDESDIHASETALTDYPTKFDLLNDRDVPALHRHADELVNLL, from the coding sequence ATGGCGCGTCCGATCCTGGGACTCGTCGGCCGGAAGCGCACCGGTAAGGACACGGTCGCGGCCCGGCTCGTCGAGGCTCACGGCTTCGTCCGGTACGCCTTCGCGGATGAGTTGCGGCGCGCGGCGCTGGCGCTCAATCCGATCATTGTTCCGGGTAACACCCCGTGGGGGTCGTACCGGCTGTCTGAGATTGTCACGGCCGACGGCTGGGAGAAGGCAAAGGAAGACCCCGAGGTCCGGCGGACGCTGCAAAATTACGGCGTGGCGATCCGCGAATTGGACCCGGATTTCTGGGTCCGTCTGGTCTTGCGCGAGGTGAACGACGATCCGCGCCCGGTCGTGATTACCGATGTCCGCTTCCCGAACGAGGCTCGGGCGGTCGAGGACGTCGGGGGCGTGCTCGCCCGCGTCGTTCGGCCCGGCCTCGACGAGTCCGATATCCACGCCAGCGAGACCGCTCTAACCGATTACCCGACGAAGTTCGATCTTCTGAACGACAGGGATGTCCCGGCGTTGCACAGGCACGCCGACGAGCTGGTAAACCTCTTGTAA
- a CDS encoding recombination directionality factor: MGLRIWETDPEAEPKPRQKFTSDIVGRFRSGYQVNGRPAALEQWRVTSGDPDVADTIRAMFGGDAAQTWDTQGEDSLEVFTEAPRVKVVLDGPSAIRQEMILWGRNTMIRRCDGVEQTMDEDKGKPCECPASYQDRKDAAKSGRGCAPSITIYFTLADDPDLGRFRFNSGSWSLVRDIVTAEAQLAAIDGPAEAWLGLEVVEYEAGGKKRRFTKPVVDVIGAVK, encoded by the coding sequence ATGGGTTTGCGTATCTGGGAGACCGACCCCGAGGCCGAGCCGAAGCCCCGCCAGAAGTTCACAAGCGATATCGTCGGCCGGTTTCGCAGCGGCTACCAGGTCAACGGGCGCCCGGCAGCGCTCGAACAGTGGCGGGTCACGTCCGGCGATCCGGACGTAGCCGACACCATCCGGGCGATGTTCGGTGGCGATGCCGCGCAGACCTGGGACACGCAGGGCGAGGACAGCCTGGAAGTGTTCACCGAGGCCCCGCGTGTGAAGGTCGTTCTCGACGGCCCCTCGGCCATCCGGCAAGAGATGATCCTCTGGGGCCGCAACACGATGATTCGGCGCTGTGACGGCGTCGAGCAGACGATGGACGAGGACAAGGGCAAGCCGTGCGAGTGCCCCGCGTCCTACCAGGACCGCAAGGACGCGGCTAAGTCCGGCCGTGGCTGCGCGCCGAGCATCACGATCTACTTCACGCTCGCGGATGACCCCGACCTTGGACGCTTCCGCTTCAACTCTGGGTCATGGTCCCTCGTCCGCGACATCGTGACCGCCGAAGCGCAGCTCGCGGCGATCGACGGACCGGCCGAAGCGTGGCTCGGCCTCGAAGTCGTCGAGTACGAGGCGGGCGGCAAGAAGCGGCGCTTCACGAAGCCCGTCGTCGACGTCATCGGTGCCGTCAAGTAA
- a CDS encoding phage/plasmid primase, P4 family produces the protein MTLDDLLSRFAEVQDERDGWLVPCPAHTDSHPSLRVAVSDAGKVLLKCRAGCPTGRRKAEDPAGVLEALGMTWADLDGIEPGEVRARATSTDTPAGPADVARLAAQLDRYAAALLHPTAPGARRALEYAEARFGIFPADVERLGLGYAEDLGGGGRLVVPFRDRNGIPRGFQARALGADAKVRWLGAKSPDGASWARVAWLPADTGWPEVIVTEGPGDGLTSTAAGYDTIAVRGAGLASSVADEVARLAEGRPVVVVGDADPSGDAFARTLAAELAKLGLSVRRVRPPVDGFDLTKWRESDPATFATNFIRAIQTAQDPGGLQTRLDVWTDADLTEVASARRLKEHFIGTGSGVRYSPEAGFFLLDGGVWRADKLDAVRTAAQEVAGSIWGEAAELAEALDAVEEAGDPAGEAKRLKARVGKLKAFARNANSSRGIDAMVRELKALRGVAADLEAFDRHHHLLAVRNGVVNLRTGRLQPHDPELLLTRRVDLDYVPDAQAPRWEAFLREVFPHAAHAGLPAYMRRLVGYGITGETAEQAFAVLWGTGANGKSVLTDTLTEVFRELTVTTPFSTFEDRGSGGIPNDLAALKGARLVMAAEGEQGRPMAEAILKRVTGRDLISARFMRKEFFEFRPTFLLLLATNFKPQFRGADEGLWRRVKLIPWERYFAPHERDHKLGEKLLTEAPGILAWAVRGAQEWYRDGLGDPAAIVNATKEYRQTSDALTGLLPGLFVMDPDGKVTGKLVWDAYQQWADDENLPGKERWTRRAFFASLEERGAVKKKEASGIVFVGIRRARQTDAVEDHAPEIPDDERTASSPLAHSPSETPSSGPSLDDIAF, from the coding sequence GTGACCCTGGACGACCTACTGAGCCGGTTCGCCGAGGTACAGGACGAGCGGGACGGCTGGCTCGTCCCATGCCCGGCGCACACCGACTCGCACCCGTCATTGCGGGTGGCCGTGAGCGACGCCGGAAAGGTCTTGCTGAAGTGCCGTGCCGGTTGTCCGACCGGGCGTCGGAAAGCCGAGGACCCGGCGGGTGTGCTGGAAGCGCTCGGCATGACCTGGGCCGACCTGGACGGTATCGAGCCCGGCGAGGTCCGCGCCCGCGCGACGTCGACCGACACCCCGGCAGGCCCGGCGGATGTCGCCCGGCTCGCCGCGCAGCTCGACCGGTACGCGGCGGCCCTCCTTCATCCGACGGCACCGGGCGCCCGGCGGGCACTCGAGTACGCCGAGGCTCGGTTCGGCATCTTCCCGGCCGATGTCGAGCGGCTGGGCCTGGGCTACGCCGAAGACCTCGGCGGGGGCGGCCGGCTCGTCGTGCCGTTCCGCGACCGCAACGGCATCCCTCGCGGCTTCCAAGCCCGCGCCTTGGGCGCCGACGCGAAGGTTCGTTGGCTCGGCGCGAAGTCTCCCGATGGTGCAAGCTGGGCGCGGGTGGCCTGGCTGCCGGCTGATACCGGCTGGCCCGAGGTCATCGTCACCGAAGGCCCCGGCGACGGGCTGACATCGACGGCTGCGGGCTACGACACGATCGCTGTGCGTGGTGCCGGGCTGGCCTCCAGCGTGGCGGACGAGGTCGCGCGGCTGGCCGAGGGGCGCCCGGTCGTTGTGGTGGGCGACGCGGACCCGTCGGGCGACGCCTTCGCGCGGACCCTCGCGGCCGAGCTGGCGAAGCTGGGCCTGTCGGTCCGGAGGGTTCGGCCTCCGGTCGACGGTTTTGACCTCACGAAGTGGCGCGAGAGCGATCCGGCGACGTTCGCGACGAACTTCATCCGGGCGATCCAAACGGCGCAGGACCCCGGCGGACTACAGACCAGGCTCGACGTCTGGACGGATGCCGACCTGACCGAGGTTGCCTCGGCCCGCCGGCTGAAGGAGCACTTCATCGGCACTGGGTCCGGCGTCAGGTACAGCCCCGAGGCGGGGTTCTTCCTGCTCGACGGTGGCGTGTGGCGGGCTGACAAGCTCGATGCGGTCCGGACTGCGGCTCAGGAGGTGGCCGGATCGATCTGGGGCGAGGCGGCAGAGCTGGCCGAGGCCCTGGACGCGGTCGAAGAGGCCGGCGACCCTGCCGGCGAGGCTAAGCGGCTGAAGGCCCGAGTCGGGAAGCTGAAGGCGTTCGCGCGGAACGCGAACAGCTCGCGCGGCATCGACGCAATGGTTCGAGAACTGAAGGCGCTTCGCGGCGTAGCGGCCGACCTCGAAGCGTTCGACCGGCACCATCATTTGTTGGCGGTCCGTAACGGCGTGGTCAACCTGCGGACGGGCCGGCTCCAACCCCATGACCCCGAACTACTGCTGACGCGGCGCGTCGACCTGGACTACGTCCCCGACGCCCAGGCCCCGCGTTGGGAAGCGTTCCTTCGGGAGGTCTTCCCGCACGCGGCGCACGCCGGCTTGCCGGCATACATGAGGCGGCTCGTCGGGTACGGCATCACCGGCGAGACCGCAGAGCAGGCGTTCGCCGTCCTCTGGGGCACCGGGGCGAATGGGAAATCGGTCCTGACGGACACGCTGACCGAGGTCTTCCGCGAGTTGACCGTGACGACCCCCTTCAGCACGTTTGAGGATCGCGGGTCGGGCGGCATTCCTAACGACTTGGCAGCGCTGAAGGGCGCACGGCTTGTCATGGCGGCTGAGGGCGAGCAGGGCAGACCGATGGCCGAGGCGATCTTGAAGCGGGTCACCGGACGTGACTTGATCAGCGCCCGCTTCATGCGGAAAGAGTTCTTCGAGTTCAGACCAACCTTTCTGCTCTTGTTGGCGACCAACTTCAAGCCGCAGTTTCGCGGGGCGGACGAGGGCCTTTGGCGGAGGGTGAAGCTGATCCCGTGGGAGAGGTATTTCGCCCCGCACGAGCGAGATCACAAGCTCGGCGAGAAGTTGCTGACCGAGGCCCCCGGCATCCTCGCGTGGGCGGTGCGCGGTGCTCAGGAGTGGTACCGCGACGGCCTGGGCGACCCGGCCGCGATCGTCAACGCGACGAAGGAATACCGGCAGACGTCGGATGCCCTGACCGGCCTGCTGCCGGGCCTTTTCGTGATGGACCCGGACGGCAAGGTGACCGGGAAACTCGTGTGGGACGCCTACCAGCAGTGGGCGGACGACGAGAACCTACCGGGCAAAGAGCGCTGGACGCGGCGGGCCTTCTTCGCGTCCCTGGAAGAGCGCGGGGCAGTCAAGAAAAAGGAAGCGAGCGGCATCGTCTTCGTCGGCATCCGGCGTGCCCGGCAGACGGACGCGGTCGAGGATCACGCGCCAGAAATCCCGGACGACGAGCGAACAGCCAGTAGCCCGCTGGCCCACTCCCCTAGCGAAACCCCGAGTTCCGGCCCGTCGCTGGACGACATCGCTTTCTAG
- a CDS encoding DNA polymerase produces the protein MAGEACRIHFPERPADLYGFEQFVAGPDRVLAVDTETTGLDIYSTSHRLRLIQFGNSREAWVLRADMFADAAARALRVSRSLIAHNAPYDLLVLDRHLGVRLEELGGRTFDTRILAHLLDPRGPQEGGIGLSLKPLSAVYVDTEAPDTQAGLTAVFRSLGLTKETGWAEIPIDHETYVRYAGLDVILTHRLFRQIGPMVRDVGLDHLSKFEHHLAVLLAILQRRGMRLDVAYIEALRDDLLTEADRFKQVAARYGVGNVNSTAQVAEALAAMGEALDERTASGAPKVDKGVLLPLADLDQQWGRMEVREPNPLADAVVRSKRAAKWAETYAEAFLTLRDEDDRLHPSIGALQARTGRMSVSRPPLQQLPSSDWRVRRSFIPDPGQTLIAADYQAVEMRVLAALSCDETMRKAIADGVDLHSFTAARVFGPDFTRAHRKIAKAIGFGKVYGGGAAGIARQTGAPIEAIRPALAAYDATFPGIKRYSRRLVSRAEYGRKEVITPSGRHLPLDRDRLYAATNYVVQSTARDLLAQAIVDVFDAGLGDHLLLPVHDELIAQAPTADAEQVIREIGRVMESDFYGVRIASDTSVVGKSWGAAYGALN, from the coding sequence GTGGCTGGGGAAGCGTGTCGAATCCACTTCCCCGAGCGCCCGGCCGACCTGTACGGCTTCGAGCAGTTCGTAGCCGGCCCCGATCGAGTCCTCGCGGTCGACACCGAGACGACTGGCCTCGACATCTACTCGACCAGTCACCGCCTGCGGCTTATCCAGTTCGGCAACTCGCGCGAGGCGTGGGTTCTTCGCGCCGACATGTTCGCCGACGCAGCGGCCCGCGCCCTGCGGGTATCCCGGTCGCTCATCGCGCACAACGCGCCGTATGACCTGCTCGTCCTTGACCGGCATCTAGGGGTACGGCTTGAGGAGCTGGGCGGGCGGACTTTCGACACGAGGATCTTGGCTCACCTGCTCGACCCTCGCGGCCCACAGGAAGGCGGAATCGGCCTATCGCTGAAGCCGCTCTCGGCGGTCTACGTAGACACCGAGGCGCCAGACACGCAAGCCGGTCTGACAGCCGTCTTTCGATCGCTCGGCCTCACCAAAGAGACCGGCTGGGCTGAAATCCCCATCGATCACGAGACCTACGTCCGGTACGCCGGCCTGGACGTGATCCTGACGCACCGGCTGTTCCGTCAGATCGGGCCGATGGTGCGGGATGTCGGTCTAGACCACCTATCGAAGTTCGAGCATCACCTAGCCGTCCTGTTGGCAATCCTCCAGCGGCGCGGTATGCGGCTCGACGTCGCGTACATCGAGGCCCTGCGGGATGACCTGCTCACCGAGGCGGACCGGTTCAAACAGGTCGCGGCGCGGTACGGCGTCGGCAACGTCAACAGCACAGCGCAGGTTGCCGAGGCGCTGGCCGCGATGGGTGAAGCGCTCGACGAGCGGACGGCATCCGGCGCCCCGAAGGTCGACAAGGGCGTCTTGTTGCCGCTGGCCGACCTTGACCAGCAGTGGGGACGGATGGAAGTCCGGGAGCCCAACCCGCTCGCGGACGCGGTCGTGCGCAGCAAGCGGGCCGCGAAGTGGGCCGAGACGTACGCCGAGGCGTTCCTGACGCTGCGGGACGAGGACGATCGTTTACACCCCTCGATCGGCGCCCTTCAGGCCCGGACCGGCCGCATGTCGGTCAGTCGCCCCCCGCTTCAACAGCTTCCCTCGTCGGACTGGCGCGTCCGCCGGTCGTTCATCCCGGACCCCGGACAGACCCTCATCGCCGCTGACTACCAGGCAGTAGAAATGCGGGTCCTCGCGGCGCTTTCTTGTGACGAGACGATGCGCAAGGCGATTGCGGACGGCGTCGACCTGCACTCGTTCACGGCCGCGCGGGTGTTCGGTCCGGACTTCACGAGGGCACACCGAAAGATTGCGAAGGCGATCGGCTTCGGCAAGGTCTACGGCGGCGGGGCGGCCGGCATCGCTCGCCAGACCGGCGCCCCGATCGAGGCGATCCGCCCCGCGTTGGCCGCGTATGACGCGACGTTCCCCGGCATCAAACGCTACTCACGCAGATTGGTCAGCCGCGCCGAGTACGGGCGGAAAGAGGTCATTACCCCCTCGGGACGGCACCTGCCGCTAGACAGGGACCGCCTGTATGCGGCAACCAACTACGTCGTCCAGAGCACGGCTAGAGACCTACTCGCCCAGGCCATTGTGGACGTCTTCGACGCGGGACTAGGCGATCACCTACTGCTACCCGTACATGACGAGCTGATAGCCCAGGCGCCAACAGCAGATGCCGAGCAGGTTATCCGCGAGATCGGTCGAGTGATGGAGTCCGATTTCTACGGCGTGCGGATCGCCTCGGACACGTCGGTCGTCGGGAAGTCCTGGGGCGCGGCGTACGGCGCCCTGAACTGA
- a CDS encoding DUF7169 domain-containing protein — MADLVTALQQELDALSRVLPAAVDAQWTAAPVARPREDTTERSKYRRSEPTADIALDLDRLHLRDQVVRSAYVLASGVTSLRAARRGVESALTPWHGEA, encoded by the coding sequence ATGGCCGACCTGGTCACAGCGCTACAGCAAGAACTCGACGCACTATCGCGGGTCCTGCCCGCAGCGGTAGACGCCCAATGGACGGCCGCGCCCGTCGCACGGCCGAGGGAAGACACCACCGAACGGTCTAAATATCGTCGTAGCGAGCCAACAGCAGACATAGCACTTGATCTCGACCGCCTGCACCTCCGTGACCAGGTAGTACGCTCCGCCTACGTGTTGGCTAGCGGGGTTACGTCACTCCGGGCAGCGCGCCGGGGCGTCGAGTCTGCGCTGACGCCGTGGCACGGGGAGGCATGA
- a CDS encoding sigma-70 family RNA polymerase sigma factor, producing MTATDAPAPLPPFDEAVSGMAGPWLKGFARRLAPPSVSPDDLESEGLYAMWQAYQRLDGPGPNLDSYLIQAAKWHVLRVLNRRKWTGQDKVRAPRGVNSAGVVHADQVEQSYPDDVMREWHEVSAEDAAYGVADLADVRAEVREAVAALAPTQRDRLYRKFWLDESVFLSGNWWRDPRWGARAVLVGKLGHLQGCA from the coding sequence GTGACCGCGACTGACGCCCCCGCACCCCTCCCACCGTTCGACGAGGCCGTGTCCGGCATGGCCGGCCCATGGCTGAAGGGCTTCGCCCGCCGGCTGGCCCCGCCCAGCGTCAGCCCGGACGACCTCGAATCCGAGGGCCTGTACGCGATGTGGCAGGCGTACCAGCGGCTCGACGGACCAGGGCCGAACCTGGACTCGTACCTGATTCAGGCGGCGAAGTGGCACGTCCTGCGGGTCCTAAACCGACGGAAGTGGACCGGGCAAGACAAGGTGCGCGCCCCGCGTGGGGTCAACTCGGCGGGCGTCGTCCACGCGGACCAGGTCGAGCAGTCCTACCCGGATGATGTCATGCGCGAGTGGCACGAGGTGTCGGCCGAGGACGCCGCGTACGGGGTCGCGGACCTCGCCGACGTCCGGGCCGAGGTGCGCGAAGCGGTCGCGGCACTGGCGCCGACGCAGCGGGACCGGCTCTACCGGAAGTTCTGGCTCGATGAGTCGGTGTTCCTGTCGGGGAACTGGTGGCGTGACCCGCGATGGGGCGCGCGGGCAGTGCTAGTCGGCAAGTTGGGGCACCTTCAGGGGTGCGCGTAA
- a CDS encoding NHL domain-containing thioredoxin family protein, with product MQPRVRAPELQGRGWLNTGGKSYSIKDFRGRLLILDFWTFCCINCLHVLDELRPLEEKYGDVLVVVGVHSPKFEHERDADALAAAVERYEVHHPVLDDPELHTWQQYAAKAWPTLSVVDPEGYVVAMMAGEGHAEGLGRLIEELIATHEAKGTLHRGDGPYVPPAQPATSLRFPGKAVVLDGGGLLVSDSSRHSIVELAADGETVQRRIGSGDRGRADGGPDDARFAEPQGICLLPPHVAEVVGYDFVVADTVNHLLRGVRLNSGEVRTVAGTGRQWRSTVDDHPHDAVSIDLSSPWDLAWYDDRVIVAMAGIHQLWWFDPIKRTAGMYAGTTVEALKDGPLDQVWMAQPSGLSVSADGRRLWIADSETSALRFIEDGVLHTSVGQGLFDFGHVDGPAEQALLQHPLGVCALPDGSVLIADTYNGAVRRFDPATGLVNTVAAELAEPSDLVLTGDGDVLVVESAAHRLTRLAPGALSAAGATTVSGERQRTERPPTDLAAGTITLDVIFTPAPGQKLDESFGPSTRVVVSASPPELLLEGAGVSTDLSRELVLNPAVPAGVLQITAQAATCDAEAEHAACHLTRQDWGVPLRITLGGANRLPLILRGLDA from the coding sequence ATGCAACCACGCGTGCGGGCACCCGAACTACAGGGCCGAGGATGGCTGAACACGGGCGGGAAGTCCTACTCGATCAAGGACTTCCGTGGTCGTCTGTTGATCTTAGATTTCTGGACCTTCTGCTGTATCAACTGCCTGCACGTACTGGACGAGCTTCGGCCGCTGGAGGAGAAGTACGGCGACGTACTCGTGGTGGTCGGGGTGCACTCGCCGAAGTTCGAGCACGAACGGGACGCCGACGCGCTCGCCGCCGCCGTCGAGCGGTACGAGGTGCACCACCCGGTACTGGACGACCCCGAACTGCACACCTGGCAGCAGTACGCGGCCAAGGCGTGGCCGACCCTCTCCGTGGTCGATCCGGAGGGTTACGTCGTCGCGATGATGGCCGGCGAGGGGCACGCCGAGGGGCTGGGCCGGCTGATCGAGGAGTTGATCGCCACCCACGAGGCGAAGGGCACCCTGCACCGGGGCGACGGCCCGTACGTCCCGCCCGCGCAACCGGCGACCAGCCTGCGCTTCCCCGGCAAGGCCGTGGTGCTCGACGGCGGCGGTCTGCTCGTCTCCGACTCGTCCCGGCACTCGATCGTCGAGCTGGCCGCCGACGGGGAGACGGTGCAGCGCCGGATCGGGTCGGGTGACCGGGGCCGTGCCGACGGTGGGCCCGACGATGCCCGGTTCGCCGAACCGCAGGGGATCTGCCTGCTGCCGCCGCACGTGGCCGAGGTCGTCGGCTACGACTTCGTGGTCGCCGACACGGTGAACCACCTGCTGCGGGGCGTACGGCTGAACTCCGGCGAGGTACGCACCGTCGCCGGCACCGGCCGCCAATGGCGCTCGACGGTCGACGACCACCCGCACGACGCGGTGTCGATCGACCTCTCCTCCCCGTGGGATCTCGCCTGGTACGACGATCGCGTGATCGTCGCGATGGCCGGCATCCACCAGCTCTGGTGGTTCGACCCGATCAAGCGGACCGCCGGCATGTACGCCGGCACCACTGTCGAGGCGCTCAAGGACGGGCCGCTGGACCAGGTGTGGATGGCGCAGCCGTCGGGGCTGTCGGTGTCGGCGGACGGGCGGCGGCTCTGGATCGCGGACAGCGAGACCAGCGCGTTGCGCTTCATCGAGGACGGGGTGCTGCACACCTCCGTCGGCCAGGGACTGTTCGACTTCGGTCACGTGGACGGTCCGGCCGAGCAGGCACTGTTGCAGCACCCGCTGGGGGTGTGCGCGCTGCCGGACGGTTCGGTGCTGATCGCGGACACGTACAACGGCGCCGTGCGCCGGTTCGATCCGGCGACCGGGCTGGTCAACACCGTCGCGGCCGAGTTGGCGGAGCCGAGCGATTTGGTGCTCACCGGTGACGGGGACGTACTCGTGGTCGAGTCGGCCGCACACCGGCTGACCCGACTGGCGCCCGGTGCCCTCTCGGCTGCCGGCGCGACCACCGTCAGCGGCGAACGGCAGCGGACCGAACGGCCGCCGACCGATCTGGCGGCCGGGACGATCACCCTGGATGTCATCTTCACGCCCGCGCCGGGACAGAAGCTGGACGAGTCGTTCGGGCCGTCGACCCGGGTGGTGGTTTCCGCGTCCCCGCCGGAGCTGCTGCTCGAAGGGGCCGGGGTGAGCACCGACCTGTCCCGCGAACTCGTGCTCAATCCGGCGGTGCCGGCCGGGGTGCTACAGATCACGGCGCAGGCGGCGACCTGTGACGCCGAGGCGGAGCACGCGGCCTGTCACCTGACCCGGCAGGACTGGGGCGTCCCGTTGCGGATCACCCTGGGCGGCGCGAACCGGCTACCGCTGATCCTGCGCGGCCTGGACGCCTGA
- a CDS encoding LamB/YcsF family protein — protein MDLNADLGEGFAIWQLGDDEALLDVVTSANVACGGHAGDPGTMRRVCLAAAERGVAVGAQVGYRDLAGFGRRRIDYAFAELRDEVTYQLGALDAFCRVAGTRLRYVKPHGALYNVAAVDHTQAAAVVAAIAEYDATLPVLCLPGSMLAELAREAGLRPVAEGFADRGYQPDGTLVPRTAAGALVTAAEQVVERAVRMAVEQVVVAVDGSLVPCPAESICLHGDTPGAVTMARQVRAALLAADVKLTPFA, from the coding sequence ATTGATCTCAACGCCGACCTCGGCGAAGGGTTCGCCATCTGGCAACTCGGCGACGACGAGGCGCTGCTCGACGTCGTCACCTCCGCCAACGTCGCCTGCGGCGGCCACGCCGGCGACCCCGGCACCATGCGCCGCGTCTGCCTCGCCGCCGCCGAACGGGGCGTCGCCGTCGGCGCCCAGGTCGGCTACCGCGACCTGGCCGGATTCGGGCGGCGGCGAATCGACTACGCGTTCGCCGAACTGCGCGACGAGGTGACCTACCAACTCGGTGCGCTCGACGCGTTCTGCCGGGTCGCGGGCACCAGACTGCGCTACGTCAAGCCGCACGGGGCGCTCTACAACGTGGCGGCGGTCGACCACACCCAGGCCGCCGCGGTGGTCGCCGCCATCGCCGAGTACGACGCCACCCTGCCCGTACTCTGCCTGCCCGGATCGATGCTCGCCGAACTGGCCCGCGAGGCCGGACTCCGCCCGGTCGCCGAGGGCTTCGCCGACCGGGGCTACCAGCCCGACGGCACGCTGGTTCCGCGTACCGCCGCCGGGGCGCTGGTCACCGCCGCCGAGCAGGTCGTCGAACGGGCCGTACGGATGGCCGTCGAGCAGGTCGTGGTGGCGGTCGACGGCAGCCTGGTGCCGTGCCCGGCAGAGTCGATCTGCCTGCACGGTGACACGCCGGGGGCGGTGACCATGGCCCGTCAGGTACGGGCCGCGCTCCTCGCCGCCGACGTGAAACTCACCCCGTTTGCCTGA